One region of Rana temporaria chromosome 9, aRanTem1.1, whole genome shotgun sequence genomic DNA includes:
- the LOC120914413 gene encoding actin-associated protein FAM107A-like translates to MAPYKPDNSLKSSRTHQELHRELLVTYKKGLVLHSKPELLRVLEKRRNQQQESKETKVPHCPLQQELQKWQLRREERQQESTKSEEPAPDVHEFLKVRENLRKSKTRDVQSPPPPVS, encoded by the exons ATGGCTCCCTATAAACCTGACAACTCCTTGAAGTCATCTCGTACCCACCAGGAACTTCACCGGGAACTACTGGTCACCTATAAGAA AGGCCTTGTCTTGCACAGTAAGCCTGAACTATTGCGTGTTTTGGAAAAGAGGCGGAATCAGCAACAGGAAAGTAAAGAAACCAAAGTGCCACACTGCCCCCTACAGCAAGAGCTACAGAAGTGGCAGCTGCGACGAGAGGAG AGGCAGCAGGAATCGACCAAGAGTGAAGAGCCCGCTCCCGATGTCCATGAGTTCCTGAAAGTGAGGGAGAATCTCCGGAAATCCAAAACAAGGGACGTGCAGAGCCCCCCGCCTCCTGTCAGCTGA